One genomic segment of Fusobacterium nucleatum includes these proteins:
- the deoD gene encoding purine-nucleoside phosphorylase produces the protein MSIHIGAKEGDIAETVLLPGDPKRAKWIAENYLENVFCYTDIRGMLGFTGTYKGKKVSIQGTGMGIPSISIYITELMKDYGVKNLIRVGSAGSYQEDIKVRDVVIAMSVSTNSNINNRRFNGANFSPTVNFELFRMALKVAEEKNIKIKAGNVLTSDEFYSDNSDYYKRWADFGVLAVEMETAGLYTLAAKYKAKALSILTISDSLVSPEITSADEREKTFSEMIELALETAIRI, from the coding sequence ATGAGTATACACATAGGAGCAAAAGAAGGAGATATTGCAGAAACTGTCTTGTTACCTGGTGACCCCAAAAGAGCAAAATGGATAGCAGAAAACTATTTAGAAAATGTTTTTTGTTATACAGATATTAGAGGTATGTTAGGTTTTACAGGGACATATAAAGGGAAAAAGGTATCTATACAAGGAACAGGAATGGGAATTCCTTCAATATCTATCTATATAACAGAGCTTATGAAAGACTATGGAGTTAAAAATTTAATAAGAGTTGGTTCAGCAGGTTCTTATCAAGAAGATATAAAAGTTAGAGATGTTGTTATAGCTATGTCCGTTTCAACTAATTCAAATATTAATAATAGAAGATTCAATGGAGCTAATTTTTCTCCTACTGTCAATTTTGAATTGTTTAGAATGGCTTTAAAAGTTGCAGAAGAAAAAAATATTAAAATAAAAGCAGGAAATGTTTTAACAAGTGACGAATTTTATAGTGATAATAGTGATTATTATAAGAGGTGGGCAGATTTTGGAGTGTTAGCAGTTGAAATGGAAACAGCTGGATTGTATACATTAGCTGCAAAATATAAAGCTAAGGCACTTTCTATTTTAACTATTTCAGATTCATTAGTTAGTCCAGAAATTACAAGTGCAGATGAAAGGGAAAAAACATTCTCTGAAATGATAGAGCTGGCCTTAGAAACTGCTATTAGAATTTAA
- a CDS encoding N-acetylmuramoyl-L-alanine amidase, which translates to MKKILLVLFLLLSVVVLSEEKEKTFDPSNYIICIDPGHQTKGNNELEAIAPNSTKKKAKVTTGTRGVFTKKYESELMLEIGLKLKDNLEKKGYKVIMTRTTNDVNISNVERALFANKNKATLYIRLHADGSENKNTYGASVLTSSPKNKYTEKTQKESEKFSKILLEEYVKSTGAKNRGVIYRDDLTGTNWAEVTNTLIELGFMSNEEEDKKLSDEKYQEKIIDGLVNGIEKYLKSN; encoded by the coding sequence ATGAAAAAAATTTTATTAGTTTTATTTTTATTATTGTCAGTAGTGGTATTATCAGAAGAAAAAGAAAAAACTTTTGATCCCTCAAATTACATAATTTGTATAGACCCAGGGCATCAAACAAAAGGAAATAATGAGCTTGAAGCGATAGCTCCTAATAGTACAAAGAAAAAAGCAAAGGTTACAACAGGAACAAGAGGAGTTTTTACAAAAAAATATGAATCTGAACTAATGCTAGAAATTGGATTAAAATTAAAAGATAATTTAGAAAAAAAAGGTTATAAAGTTATAATGACTAGAACAACAAATGATGTCAATATTAGTAATGTAGAAAGAGCATTATTTGCCAATAAAAATAAAGCTACATTATATATAAGACTACATGCAGATGGAAGTGAAAATAAAAATACTTATGGTGCAAGTGTACTTACTTCATCTCCTAAAAATAAATATACAGAAAAAACTCAAAAAGAAAGTGAAAAATTTTCAAAAATATTGTTAGAAGAATATGTTAAATCAACAGGAGCTAAAAATAGAGGTGTAATATATAGAGATGATTTAACAGGTACAAATTGGGCAGAAGTAACTAATACTTTAATAGAATTAGGATTTATGTCAAATGAAGAAGAAGATAAAAAACTTTCAGATGAAAAATATCAAGAAAAAATTATAGATGGTTTAGTTAATGGGATAGAAAAGTATTTAAAAAGTAACTGA
- the rplS gene encoding 50S ribosomal protein L19 translates to MKEKLIELVEKEYLRSDIPQFKAGDTIGVYYKVKEGNKERVQLFEGVVIRVNGGGVAKTFTVRKVTAGIGVERIIPVNSPNIDRIEVLKVGRVRRSKLYYLRGLSAKKARIKEIVK, encoded by the coding sequence ATGAAAGAAAAATTAATTGAATTAGTTGAAAAAGAATATCTAAGAAGTGATATTCCACAATTCAAAGCTGGGGACACTATTGGAGTGTACTACAAAGTAAAAGAAGGAAACAAAGAAAGAGTTCAATTATTTGAAGGAGTTGTAATCAGAGTAAATGGTGGTGGAGTTGCAAAAACTTTCACTGTAAGAAAAGTTACAGCAGGAATTGGAGTAGAAAGAATAATCCCTGTTAATTCTCCAAATATTGACAGAATTGAAGTTCTAAAAGTTGGTAGAGTAAGAAGATCTAAACTTTACTACTTAAGAGGATTATCTGCTAAGAAAGCAAGAATCAAAGAAATAGTAAAATAA
- a CDS encoding histidinol-phosphatase HisJ family protein has protein sequence MIFDQHAHSSFSFDSNEDLENYINVCNENDIITTEHLDLENPIINYKDSLIDYLKYIEQIKSLNKKYSNKFFSGIEIGYTQKSEKRIEDFLKNKNFNLRLLSIHQNGIYDFMCINKKLIKLEVLVKEYFELMIQALESSIKFNVLAHFDYGLRIIDITVVEFDNLASTFLNKIIELIVKKEIAFEVNTKSMYKYKKENLYNYMIEKYIKKGGRLFTLGSDAHNIKEYAYKFDEAKKFLLSKNIKEIILFKDKAIMEKL, from the coding sequence ATGATATTTGACCAACATGCACATTCAAGCTTTTCTTTTGATTCAAATGAAGATTTAGAGAATTATATAAATGTTTGTAATGAAAATGATATTATAACAACTGAACATTTAGATTTAGAGAATCCTATAATTAATTATAAAGATAGCTTGATTGACTATTTAAAATATATTGAACAAATAAAAAGCTTAAATAAAAAATATTCAAATAAATTCTTTTCAGGAATAGAAATTGGATATACTCAAAAATCTGAAAAGAGGATAGAAGATTTTCTAAAAAATAAAAATTTTAATTTAAGACTTTTATCTATACATCAAAATGGAATTTATGATTTTATGTGTATTAATAAAAAATTAATAAAATTAGAAGTTTTAGTTAAAGAATATTTTGAACTTATGATACAAGCACTTGAAAGTTCAATAAAATTTAATGTTTTAGCACATTTTGATTATGGTTTAAGAATAATTGATATTACTGTTGTAGAATTTGATAATTTAGCAAGTACATTTTTAAATAAGATTATTGAACTTATAGTTAAAAAGGAAATAGCATTTGAAGTAAATACCAAAAGTATGTATAAATATAAAAAAGAAAACTTATATAATTATATGATAGAAAAATATATTAAAAAAGGTGGAAGACTTTTTACTTTAGGTTCAGATGCACACAATATCAAAGAGTATGCTTATAAATTTGATGAGGCAAAAAAATTTTTATTAAGTAAAAACATAAAAGAAATTATTTTATTTAAAGATAAAGCTATAATGGAAAAACTTTAA
- the pyrE gene encoding orotate phosphoribosyltransferase, whose amino-acid sequence MLDREIINALLEIKAVELRVDKENWFTWASGIKSPIYCDNRLTMSYPKIRKQIAEGFVKKIKELYPDVEYIVGTATAGIPHAAWISDIMDLPMLYVRGSAKDHGKTNQIEGKFEKDKKVVVIEDLISTGKSSVLAAQALQEAGLEVLGVVAIFSYNLNKAKEKFDEAKIPFSTLTNYDVLLELAKETGLIGNKENQVLVDWRNNL is encoded by the coding sequence ATGTTAGATAGAGAAATAATAAATGCATTATTAGAAATTAAAGCTGTTGAATTGAGAGTAGATAAAGAAAATTGGTTTACTTGGGCATCTGGGATAAAATCACCTATATACTGTGATAATAGACTTACTATGTCTTATCCTAAGATAAGAAAACAAATAGCAGAAGGTTTTGTTAAAAAGATTAAAGAACTATATCCTGATGTAGAATATATAGTTGGAACAGCTACTGCTGGTATTCCTCATGCTGCCTGGATAAGTGATATTATGGACTTACCTATGTTGTATGTTAGAGGTTCTGCTAAAGACCACGGAAAGACTAATCAAATAGAAGGTAAATTTGAAAAGGATAAAAAAGTTGTGGTAATAGAAGATTTAATTTCAACAGGGAAATCTTCTGTTTTAGCAGCACAAGCATTACAAGAAGCAGGTTTAGAGGTTTTAGGAGTAGTTGCAATATTTAGTTATAATTTGAATAAAGCAAAAGAAAAATTTGATGAAGCTAAAATACCTTTCTCAACTCTTACAAATTATGATGTATTATTAGAACTTGCAAAAGAAACAGGACTTATTGGAAATAAAGAAAATCAAGTTTTAGTTGATTGGAGAAATAATTTATGA
- the pyrF gene encoding orotidine-5'-phosphate decarboxylase, giving the protein MKKEVIIALDFPTLEKTLEFLDKFKEEKLFVKVGMELYLQNGPIVIDEIKKRGHKIFLDLKLHDIPNTVYSAAKGLAKFNIDILTVHAAGGSEMLKGAKRAMIEAGVNTKVIAITQLTSTSEEDMRKEQNIQTSIEESVLNYARLAKESGVDGVVSSVLETKKIREQNGEDFIIINPGIRLAEDSKGDQKRVATPIDASRDGASYIVVGRSITGNANPEERYRLIKNMFEMGDKYEK; this is encoded by the coding sequence ATGAAAAAAGAAGTTATAATAGCACTAGATTTTCCAACATTAGAAAAAACTTTAGAATTTTTAGATAAATTCAAAGAAGAAAAATTATTTGTAAAAGTTGGAATGGAGTTATATCTACAAAATGGACCAATAGTAATAGATGAAATTAAAAAAAGAGGACATAAAATTTTCTTAGATTTAAAATTACATGATATTCCAAATACTGTTTACTCTGCTGCAAAAGGATTGGCTAAATTCAATATAGATATTTTAACTGTCCATGCAGCTGGTGGTTCTGAAATGTTAAAAGGAGCAAAAAGAGCTATGATAGAAGCAGGAGTAAATACAAAAGTTATTGCTATTACTCAACTTACTTCAACAAGTGAAGAAGATATGAGAAAAGAACAAAATATTCAAACAAGTATAGAAGAATCTGTTTTAAATTATGCTAGACTTGCAAAAGAAAGTGGAGTTGATGGAGTGGTATCTTCTGTTCTTGAAACAAAGAAAATTAGAGAACAAAATGGAGAAGACTTCATTATAATAAACCCAGGAATAAGATTAGCAGAAGATTCAAAAGGGGATCAAAAGAGAGTTGCTACTCCAATAGATGCAAGTAGAGATGGAGCTAGTTATATTGTTGTTGGTAGATCAATAACTGGAAATGCAAATCCAGAAGAAAGATATAGACTTATAAAAAATATGTTTGAAATGGGGGATAAATATGAAAAGTAA
- a CDS encoding dihydroorotate dehydrogenase, with the protein MSERLRVQIPGLDLKNPIMPASGCFAFGIEYAELYDISKLGAIMIKAATKEARFGNPTPRVAETSSGMLNAIGLQNPGVNEIISNQLKKLEKYDVPIIANVAGSDIEDYVYVADKISKSPNVKALELNISCPNVKHGGIQFGTDPNVARNLTEKVKAVSSVPVYVKLSPNVTDIVAMAKAVETGGADGLTMINTLVGIVLDRKTGKPIIANTTGGLSGPAIKPVAIRMVYQVAQAVNIPIIGMGGVMDEWDVIDFISAGASAVAVGTANFTDPFVCPKIIDNLESTLDELGVNHILDLKGRAFRY; encoded by the coding sequence ATGAGTGAAAGATTAAGAGTACAAATTCCAGGCTTAGATTTAAAAAATCCAATTATGCCAGCTTCTGGTTGTTTTGCCTTTGGAATAGAATATGCAGAGCTTTATGATATTTCTAAATTAGGTGCAATTATGATAAAGGCAGCAACAAAAGAAGCAAGGTTTGGAAACCCAACACCAAGAGTAGCAGAAACTTCAAGTGGAATGTTAAATGCGATAGGTTTACAAAATCCAGGGGTTAATGAAATAATTTCTAATCAATTAAAAAAATTAGAAAAATATGATGTTCCAATAATAGCCAATGTTGCAGGTAGTGACATAGAAGACTATGTATATGTAGCAGATAAAATTTCTAAATCTCCTAATGTTAAGGCTTTGGAGCTTAACATATCTTGCCCTAATGTTAAACATGGAGGTATACAGTTTGGAACAGACCCAAATGTTGCAAGAAATCTGACTGAAAAAGTAAAAGCAGTTTCATCAGTTCCTGTCTATGTAAAATTATCCCCTAATGTAACAGATATAGTTGCAATGGCAAAGGCAGTTGAAACTGGTGGAGCAGATGGGCTTACAATGATAAATACTTTGGTAGGTATAGTTCTTGATAGAAAAACTGGAAAGCCAATAATAGCTAATACAACAGGTGGATTATCAGGACCTGCTATAAAACCTGTGGCAATTAGAATGGTATATCAAGTTGCACAAGCAGTTAATATTCCAATAATTGGTATGGGTGGAGTTATGGATGAATGGGATGTAATAGATTTTATCTCAGCAGGAGCAAGTGCTGTTGCAGTAGGAACTGCTAACTTTACAGACCCTTTTGTTTGTCCTAAAATAATTGATAACTTAGAATCAACATTGGATGAATTAGGAGTTAATCATATTTTAGATTTAAAAGGAAGAGCATTTAGATATTAA
- a CDS encoding dihydroorotate dehydrogenase electron transfer subunit → MKMEDCTVEENVQIAKDTYKMKIKGNFVKECRTPGQFVNVRIGDGREHVLRRPISISEIDRGENLVTIIYRTVGEGTKFMANIKKGNEIDVMGPLGRGYDVLSLTKEQTALLVGGGIGVPPLYELAKQFNQRGIKTITILGFNSKDEVFYEDEFKKFGETYVSTVDGSVGTKGFVTDVIKKLQEENNLVFDKYYSCGPAPMLKALVNAVGEDGYISLENRMACGIGACYACVCKKKKKDDYSRVCYNGPVYLASDVEIE, encoded by the coding sequence ATGAAAATGGAAGATTGTACTGTTGAAGAAAATGTACAAATAGCAAAAGATACATATAAAATGAAAATCAAAGGAAATTTTGTTAAAGAATGTAGAACTCCTGGGCAATTCGTAAATGTTAGAATAGGTGATGGGAGAGAACATGTGTTAAGAAGACCTATTTCAATTTCTGAAATTGATAGAGGAGAAAATTTAGTAACTATAATATATAGAACAGTTGGCGAAGGTACTAAATTTATGGCTAATATTAAAAAGGGAAATGAAATAGATGTAATGGGACCTTTGGGCAGAGGTTATGATGTTCTTTCATTAACAAAAGAACAAACTGCACTTTTAGTTGGTGGGGGAATAGGTGTTCCTCCTCTATACGAACTGGCTAAACAATTTAATCAAAGAGGAATAAAAACTATTACAATATTAGGATTTAATTCAAAAGATGAAGTTTTTTATGAAGATGAATTTAAAAAGTTTGGAGAAACTTATGTTTCAACTGTTGATGGAAGTGTAGGAACAAAAGGTTTTGTAACTGATGTTATAAAAAAACTTCAAGAAGAAAATAACCTAGTTTTTGATAAGTATTACAGCTGTGGACCTGCTCCAATGTTAAAAGCATTAGTTAATGCAGTTGGGGAAGATGGTTATATTTCTCTTGAAAATAGAATGGCTTGTGGAATAGGTGCTTGTTATGCCTGTGTTTGCAAGAAAAAGAAAAAAGATGACTACTCAAGAGTTTGCTATAATGGACCAGTTTATTTAGCTAGTGATGTTGAGATTGAATAA